From Rutidosis leptorrhynchoides isolate AG116_Rl617_1_P2 chromosome 3, CSIRO_AGI_Rlap_v1, whole genome shotgun sequence, a single genomic window includes:
- the LOC139898554 gene encoding ethylene-responsive transcription factor RAP2-3-like encodes MCGGAVISDVDPIMERSRKVTGNDLWNEFDTYELFGLDIKPPSLLQTTMKVDESATPKRKQAGNMKNESQKFSDKKRKPRKTVYRGIRQRPWGKWAAEIRDPQQGVRVWLGTYNTPEEAAKAYDEAATRIRGDKAKLNFPHSSNTPPTKKLHVETTIESSHEPIMVHQQSLTPINDYGGLPTSEFEFKEQITNLETFLGLDHESTQFDALGFEFGSNDLWGPFEL; translated from the exons ATGTGTGGTGGAGCTGTCATCTCCGATGTTGATCCGATCATGGAACGAAGCCGGAAAGTGACCGGAAATGATCTCTGGAACGAGTTTGATACTTACGAGCTATTCGGTCTGGATATCAAGCCACCATCTCTACTACAAACCACCATGAAAGTAGACGAATCTGCTACTCCAAAGCGTAAACAAGCAG GCAACATGAAAAACGAGAGTCAGAAATTTAGCGATAAAAAAAGAAAACCACGAAAGACCGTCTACAGGGGTATCCGACAACGCCCATGGGGCAAATGGGCTGCCGAAATACGGGACCCACAACAGGGTGTCCGTGTATGGCTTGGAACATACAACACACCTGAAGAAGCTGCTAAAGCCTATGACGAAGCTGCCACTCGTATTCGAGGCGACAAGGCCAAACTTAACTTCCCACACTCATCAAACACACCACCCACCAAGAAACTACATGTCGAGACCACCATCGAGTCAAGTCATGAACCCATAATGGTGCACCAACAATCATTAACGCCAATAAACGACTATGGTGGTCTACCGACAAGTGAGTTCGAGTTCAAGGAACAAATTACCAACTTGGAGACTTTCTTGGGTTTAGACCATGAGTCGACTCAGTTTGATGCGCTCGGGTTCGAGTTCGGGTCTAATGATCTTTGGGGACCGTTTGAACTTTGA